TAAATGTTCACGGAATAGATATATCTACTTCAATGATAGAACTAGCAAGAAAAGCTCATCCTAATTGTACATTTGAAATTGCAGACATTTGTGAATACAAAACAGATGAAAAATTTGAGTTAATTGTGGCATGGGATAGTATTTTTCATATTCCATTAAATAGACACAAAAAAGTTCTTGCGAGTTTAGCTAAAATGCTCAAACCAAAGGGTATTCTCATCTATACTTTTGGAGATGACAAGGGAGAACATACTGATATTTGGCATGATGATACTTTTTACTATAGTTCTATTGGGATTAACGAGAATTTAAGCACGTTAATTAACTCAGACTTAATAATTAAACATATTGAACTTGATCAATATCCTCAAAATCACGTATATATTATTGCCCAAAAGTATTAATAAATTTTCATACTACAAGCTCATAACACTTAAAGATCTCGTATAATAAAATTAATAAATATATAGATGATATATCGTCTAATTGTTTATTCTCTTAAAGAACAAGTTCTTCGCTTCTCTTACTTTTGTATTGACGAAAAGTAAGCAAAAACAACTACGGCTTCGGAGGCAAAGCTTCCCTCATTTATTATTTATCTTTTCTGACTTGTAAAACTCACATAAAAATATGCTCTTTAGCATATTTGTTCTGTTCAAACAGTTACAAGTCTTTTTCGAAAAGAGAAATAAACATTCGGCTCCTGCAGATGTAGCAATATCGTTTGGTGTCTATATATTACTTTATAAACTAGCAGTTAAAACTATTGTTTTTCTTTCTGCCTTTGATGAAGCTGGAAGTTAAATGTTTATTTTTGGTAAAGCCCGAAACTGTTCGAACGTTAAAAAATGACCTAAATGGTCATTTTAGTGAGTTTTGCAGGGCAGAAAATAAATATATAACTGGAAGGAAGCTTCGCCTTCATCAACTCGGCAGTCTTTTTTGCTTACTTTTTCGAGACCAAAAAGTAAGAGAAGCGAAGACCGTCAGGTGTTCATGAGAGAGAGAATAGAAATATTATAACACTACTACTTTATTTCTCCCCTCTTCTTTAGCCCTATATAAAGCCTTATCTGCCCTTGATATTAAACTTTTTATAGTATCCCCTTCACAATAAAGAGTGATACCAAAACTTGCTGTTTTATTACCTACAATAGAAAAACTATTATTTTCAATTATATATCTTAACTCCTCTGCAAGTTTTTTTATACCTTCTATATCCGTTTGGGGACAAATAATTACAAACTCTTCTCCACCCCAACGTCCAACTATATCTGTTACTCTTGTTTTTGTTTTTAATATGGTTGCAAACTCTTCAAGTACTTTATCTCCTACATTATGTCCATATATATCATTAGTAGATTTAAAATGATCAATATCCATTATAATCACTCCAAAAATATGATTAAATCTACTTGCCCTATTGATTTCACTCTCCAAAAAATCGTTAAGTTTTCCACGGTTGAGAAGTTTAGTTAAGACATCTGTAGAAGCTAGCTTTTCAAGTTTTTTATTTGATATTTCAAGTTCTTTAGTTCGCTCTTTTACAATATTTTCCAACTCCTCATTTATACTCTTAAACGTCATGATTTCATAATACCTATAAAAATAAAGAAGATAAGATACCATTAAATAAGCTACACAAAAAAATAAAAATGAATATTTATTATAAGGAAGTAAAAATAGTGTAAATATTGATATAAAAATACTAAGTAGCACAATAGACCATAATATCCCTTCTTTAGGACCTCGTATAGAAAATGAAGCTATGGGATAAAGTAAAACAAAAACCATACTATTAATCTCTTGATTTCCATCTAAAAATCCAATAATAAATAAAATACTAATAGTAATCATAAAAAATCTAGAATTATATATATATTTATTAGCTTTCTTACTATTAATAAATAAATATACCATTAGTACTGAAAAAATATTTAATGAAATAGCTAAGTAGTTTATACCCATTTTGTAATATATTGGTGATAATAATACAGAAGTTACAAATCCTATAAGAAGATACTTTTTTAAAAGTTCATTTCTATATTTATATTGGTCAAACAAATTATTTCCTAGCATAAATTTTCACAAAATTTAGTTAGTTTATCAAAATAAATATAAATATATTTAGAATTTTTTAAATAGGTTTATTTTTTAAATTTATATATAAAAAGCTTGAAGAGAGTTGTTTTAGATTTTAAACTTGCCGCTAATTACTACTATTTAACTCAGTCAATATAGTTTTTAACTCATGAACTAATACTTTATCAGTTACCATACCCTTATCATTAATCTTTTTATTCACCATTGGTACAGTTAAAATCAAATTTTCATTTATAGTTCCTGTTAAAACTTTTATCAAGTTCACAAGAACTGTATTTGCTTTATCTCCACCCATAGCTGAAGTTGAAGCACTGATTACTGCTACTGGTTTATTTACAATATCAGCACTTGAGACTAACCAATCAAGAGCATTTTTTAAAACACCAGATATTTCAAAGGCATACTCAGGAGTACTAATTATTATTGCATCATGTGTTGCGATATTTTTTCTTAACTCTTTAATTAATTGTGGTGAATCATCTTTTTGTAATGTATGATTATCAATATCAGGGTTAAAAAATGGAAGTTTCCCCAAATCTTTATATATATTTATATTTGAATCTATATCTTTTAGAGCATGAAGTATTGCTGTGTTATATGATTTTTCTCTAAGAGAACCAGATATTGCTAAAATTTTCATTTTAAATCCTCACTTATTGTTTCTCCAAAAGTTTTTGCATATGTTTGTGACCAAATCAATATCTCATCAATTACAGGTTTTAAATTATTCCCATATTCAGTTAATGAATATTCTACTTTTGGTGGAACATCAGCAAATGCTTTTCTATGGATAAGGTTTAATTGTTCCAACTCTTTTAATTTTATTGTTAATGTTTTTTTCGTAATAGGTTGTAGATATTCAAAAAGTTCTTTAAATCTAAGGGTACTATTTTTTAAATACCAAATAATCATAAGTTTTAATCTATCATTAAATATATCAAAAAATATTTCTGAGGATGAACTATATTCTTTATTATTAAATTTTATCATAAAAAAATTATAACTATAAGTTTATTTAAATACCCTTAGTATATTTTAGTAAACTTTTATTTTATACTAAAGGAATATAAATCTCCGTTCTTAAATCCTCAGGTTTACAAGTAATGGGATTCTTATTCAAGTACTTTTCAACAATAGGCAAATCCCTTAATTCAACACCACTTTCTACAATCCAATCAGATACTCCATCATAAGTATTGATTAGTTCTGTATAAGAACCTTTATGTAAAAACATAGCATATTTTCCACCATCGATTATTTTACGTTGAATTTCACCCTCTGATTTAATATTTTTATTCACCCATGAAACACAAGCATCATATCTTAGTTTGTCTGCATCTGTAATACGGGGATTATCATGCCCTATTCCAAACATCATTACATCATCTCTTATAAAATACTCTGTGCCCACAAAGTTTATAAGAGTTTCCCATGCTTCAATACTACATTTTGTATATTCACCTGTTTTTCTTACATACAAGATCTCTATATCTTCTAGCTTTACTATTTTTGGCTCTAACATCTTATTTCCTCTTTTTAATTTTGCATTTTTTGCAAACTCTTTGGGAGTTATTCCAAAATGCTTTTTAAAAGCTTTTGAAAAAGAAGCATTGGTTTCATAACCACTATTCATGGCTATTTGAGTGATTTTCTGATTTGTTTTAAACTGTAAAGTAGTACTTTGAAGTCTCACTCTTCTAATATAATCAACCATACTCTCGCCAACAATTGATTTAAAAATACGGTGAAAATGGTACTTAGAAAAACTGGCAATCTTTGATAACTCATCAAGGGTTAAATCACTATTATAATTTTGCTCAATATATAAAATTACTCTACATACACTTTGAACATAATCATCTTTTGTACTCTTACTCATCCGCTCTCTTTCAAACTCTTTTATGTGGAAATTGTATTAAGATTTAGAAATTAAAACTACTCCAAGATTGCTATTATATTCTATAACTTCTAAAATAAAAAGGAAAGGAAAGTCTCTTTGGAAACTAGATTTAAAGATAGTTTTGTGCCTAATCTTAGAGTATTAAGATTAGGCATATTAGAATATTAAATTCTATTTTTGATTTTTTTCTTCTTGTTTTGCCCAAAAAGAAGCAATAAGTGATCCTGAGATATTATGCCAAATACTAAAAATAGCACCTGGTAAGGCACTTAAAGGAGTAAAATACTTACTAGCAAGGGCAACTGCTAGACCTGAATTTTGCATTCCTACTTCTATGGCAACAGTTTTACACTCTTTTTTATTATATCCAAATAGTTTTGCTGTATAGAAACCACCAACTAATCCTGTTAAATTATGTAGCATAATTCCAACTAACAAATATAACCCTATAGTATCAATTCTTGAATGATTTAATCCAACAACTATCGCAATAATAAAAACAATCGAAACTATTGATAAGACAGCAAAAATATCATTATTTTTATCAATAAACTTATGGAAAATATAATTTACAATAACCCCTAAAACAACTGGTGCTAAAACTATTTTTAATATACTTAATAACATACTTAAAGCAGGCACTGGTACAGTTTGCCCAACATAAAGCAAGGTTAAATAAGGTGTAACTACAATAGATAATAGTGTAGAAACTATTGTCATAGTAATTGATAAAGCAACATCTGCTTTTGCCAAATAAGAAATTACATTTGATGCTGTTCCCCCAGAAACTGCTCCAACTAATATCATTCCAACTAAAAGTTCTGTTGAAAAATTAAACGCTTTTGAGATAACAAAAGCTGCTAATGGCATTAATAAAAACTGTAAAATAACCGTCATAGCTATAATTTTAGGTTTTTTTACAACCCTTTTAAAATCTTCAACCTTTAAAGTAACTCCCATACAAAACATTATTAAAACAAGTAAAGGAACTATCCAACTTTTAAAATCAACAACCATACTTGATTCATAATATGCAAAGATTGATGCTAGTATTGCCCATAAAGGGAAGAGAAGCGTAAATTTTTTTATCATAATTATCCTTTTGAAAAAGTTTGTTATTCTACTCAAAAAGTATTAAAATAATTTAAATGCAAATAAATAGTTCTACTCTTTCACTTTTATGATTCTTCTTGTTTTGACCAAATACCTGCAAGAATAGAACCTGAAATATTATGCCAAATACTAAATATAGCCCCAGGAAGTGCACTTAAAGCAGAAAAATACTTCATAGCTAGAACAACTGCTAACCCAGAATTTTGCATACCAACTTCTATGGCTACTGTTTTACATACAGTTTTATCATATCCAAACATTTTCGCAAAATAATATCCAGTAAGTAATCCCAAAAGATTATGGCAAATTATTGCTAACATCAATGATAAAGCAATAGTAGAGATTTTACTCTCATTTATACCTATTATAATTCCTATAATAAATACAATAGAAATAATAGATAAAAGGGCAAAGATATCATGTCTTTTTTCAATATATTTATTAAAAATTTGATTTAATATAAGCCCTACAATTACAGGTATAAATACTATTTTTAATATACTAAGAAGCATACTAAGAGCTGGTACTGGTACTGTTTGTCCCACATAAAGAAGTGTTAAATATGGAGTAATAATTATTGATAAAAGAGTTGATACAATTGTCATGGTAATAGAGAGTGCCACATCAGCTTTTGCTAAAAATGCTATTACATTTGAAGCAGTTCCACCTGAAACTGCTCCTACAAGTACCATTCCCACAAGTAATTCATCGGATAAATTAAATACCTTAGATACTATAAAAGCAAATAAAGGCATAAATAAAAACTGCAACACCACAGTCAAAGCTATGATTTTAGGTCTTTTAAATACCCTTTTAAAATCATCAATTTTTAAAGTAATCCCCATACAAAACATTATAAGAATCAAAAGTGGAATAATCCAAGATTTAAAACCAACCACTAAACTTGGTTGAGAATATGCAAGGAGAGAAAATAGTACTGCCCATAAGGGAAACAGTATAGAAATCTTTTTTATCATAAGCTATCCAATAGTTTTTCTTATTCTACAAAAATAAATTTAAATTTACTTTTCTAAGTATTCTATATATTCTATAATCTCACAAATACTAATAATTGGCATATCATATTTTTGTGAAAATAGATCTATTTGATTCCCTTTTGCCATGGTTCCATCTTCATTTGTCAATTCACATAAGACAGCATAAGGTTCTAGTTTTGCAAGTTTCATTAAATCAACACTAGCTTCTGTGTGACCCTCTCTACCCAATACCCCTTTTTCATTTGCACTTAAAGGAAATACATGTCCAGGAGATACAATTTTAGACTTTCCATTAGAAGAGATAGCAGCTTTTATAGTTGTAACTCTATCTTTTGCAGAAACACCTGTTGTAACACCCTCTTTTGCCTCTATTGAAATAGTAAAGGGTGTTTGATAAGCAGAGTTATTTTTTTCTACCATCATAGGTAATTCTAATTCATGAACTTTTTGTTTTGGCAAGCATAAGCAGACGATTCCACTACACTCTCTTATTAATAATCCCATTTGTTCTTGAGTGAGATTTTGTGCAGAAAAAATTAAATCAGCTTCATTTTCACGATCGTAAGCATCTAAAACAATTACACCCTTACCTTTTTGTAAGGAGTGAAGTACTTTTTCCATTTGAGGGAATCTTTTAGTAGTCATTATTTGATTCATTGTTATACCTTTTATATTTAAGTAAACCTATGAATCAGGGCAGTGCATATAGCAATATACTCCTAATTGTGTAACAATAAAAGTTATATTATATTCTCTTCCATCCAGACTTTAACTGTTGGTTTTGGATTTGCACCAAATCTGCTGACCTTTATAAAATAAAGCGCTCGTGGACTTCTATTAAGTATAGTTACCACCAGTAAGGAATTTCACCTTGCCCTGAGAAATAAATTTGAAAAATGCTATCAAAATAAAAATTAAGTACTTCTAAAATGAATTTTAATCAGAAACTATCTCTGAACAACTTACCATCTTCGCATAAGTACCTTCAAGTGCTGCCATAAAAGAGTTATGTACTGATTTTGCAGGAACAATTTCTCCTAAAAATTCTAAATCTCTTGTCGTACAAGCGTCATGAACAACTGTACAACCATATCCCATATCACTAGCAGCTCTAGTCGTGGCATCTACACACATATGACTCATCATTCCACATATTACTAACTCTTTTATTTCTCTTATTTGTAACTCATACTCTAAAGATGTATCTAAAAAACTATTTGGAAAGTTTTTTTCTATAATTGTCTCATCTTCCCGTGGATTTAGATTTTCATGTATCTTCATTCCATACGTATCTGGTAAAAAGAA
This portion of the Arcobacter nitrofigilis DSM 7299 genome encodes:
- a CDS encoding class I SAM-dependent methyltransferase, which codes for MTPEELGKKYSKISKIYRDETKDSKYGIVQIQRAISYSEKKGIALDVGCGAGGRIINELTSNNINVHGIDISTSMIELARKAHPNCTFEIADICEYKTDEKFELIVAWDSIFHIPLNRHKKVLASLAKMLKPKGILIYTFGDDKGEHTDIWHDDTFYYSSIGINENLSTLINSDLIIKHIELDQYPQNHVYIIAQKY
- a CDS encoding diguanylate cyclase, which produces MFDQYKYRNELLKKYLLIGFVTSVLLSPIYYKMGINYLAISLNIFSVLMVYLFINSKKANKYIYNSRFFMITISILFIIGFLDGNQEINSMVFVLLYPIASFSIRGPKEGILWSIVLLSIFISIFTLFLLPYNKYSFLFFCVAYLMVSYLLYFYRYYEIMTFKSINEELENIVKERTKELEISNKKLEKLASTDVLTKLLNRGKLNDFLESEINRASRFNHIFGVIIMDIDHFKSTNDIYGHNVGDKVLEEFATILKTKTRVTDIVGRWGGEEFVIICPQTDIEGIKKLAEELRYIIENNSFSIVGNKTASFGITLYCEGDTIKSLISRADKALYRAKEEGRNKVVVL
- a CDS encoding NADPH-dependent FMN reductase, which gives rise to MKILAISGSLREKSYNTAILHALKDIDSNINIYKDLGKLPFFNPDIDNHTLQKDDSPQLIKELRKNIATHDAIIISTPEYAFEISGVLKNALDWLVSSADIVNKPVAVISASTSAMGGDKANTVLVNLIKVLTGTINENLILTVPMVNKKINDKGMVTDKVLVHELKTILTELNSSN
- a CDS encoding winged helix-turn-helix transcriptional regulator — encoded protein: MIKFNNKEYSSSSEIFFDIFNDRLKLMIIWYLKNSTLRFKELFEYLQPITKKTLTIKLKELEQLNLIHRKAFADVPPKVEYSLTEYGNNLKPVIDEILIWSQTYAKTFGETISEDLK
- a CDS encoding AraC family transcriptional regulator, whose amino-acid sequence is MSKSTKDDYVQSVCRVILYIEQNYNSDLTLDELSKIASFSKYHFHRIFKSIVGESMVDYIRRVRLQSTTLQFKTNQKITQIAMNSGYETNASFSKAFKKHFGITPKEFAKNAKLKRGNKMLEPKIVKLEDIEILYVRKTGEYTKCSIEAWETLINFVGTEYFIRDDVMMFGIGHDNPRITDADKLRYDACVSWVNKNIKSEGEIQRKIIDGGKYAMFLHKGSYTELINTYDGVSDWIVESGVELRDLPIVEKYLNKNPITCKPEDLRTEIYIPLV
- a CDS encoding bile acid:sodium symporter family protein, which gives rise to MIKKFTLLFPLWAILASIFAYYESSMVVDFKSWIVPLLVLIMFCMGVTLKVEDFKRVVKKPKIIAMTVILQFLLMPLAAFVISKAFNFSTELLVGMILVGAVSGGTASNVISYLAKADVALSITMTIVSTLLSIVVTPYLTLLYVGQTVPVPALSMLLSILKIVLAPVVLGVIVNYIFHKFIDKNNDIFAVLSIVSIVFIIAIVVGLNHSRIDTIGLYLLVGIMLHNLTGLVGGFYTAKLFGYNKKECKTVAIEVGMQNSGLAVALASKYFTPLSALPGAIFSIWHNISGSLIASFWAKQEEKNQK
- a CDS encoding bile acid:sodium symporter family protein; amino-acid sequence: MIKKISILFPLWAVLFSLLAYSQPSLVVGFKSWIIPLLILIMFCMGITLKIDDFKRVFKRPKIIALTVVLQFLFMPLFAFIVSKVFNLSDELLVGMVLVGAVSGGTASNVIAFLAKADVALSITMTIVSTLLSIIITPYLTLLYVGQTVPVPALSMLLSILKIVFIPVIVGLILNQIFNKYIEKRHDIFALLSIISIVFIIGIIIGINESKISTIALSLMLAIICHNLLGLLTGYYFAKMFGYDKTVCKTVAIEVGMQNSGLAVVLAMKYFSALSALPGAIFSIWHNISGSILAGIWSKQEES
- the ribB gene encoding 3,4-dihydroxy-2-butanone-4-phosphate synthase produces the protein MNQIMTTKRFPQMEKVLHSLQKGKGVIVLDAYDRENEADLIFSAQNLTQEQMGLLIRECSGIVCLCLPKQKVHELELPMMVEKNNSAYQTPFTISIEAKEGVTTGVSAKDRVTTIKAAISSNGKSKIVSPGHVFPLSANEKGVLGREGHTEASVDLMKLAKLEPYAVLCELTNEDGTMAKGNQIDLFSQKYDMPIISICEIIEYIEYLEK
- a CDS encoding cysteine hydrolase family protein; the encoded protein is MSKALVIIDIQNDYFEGGACELVGAQEASLKAKELLEYFREKKMPVLHVQHTSLYEGATFFLPDTYGMKIHENLNPREDETIIEKNFPNSFLDTSLEYELQIREIKELVICGMMSHMCVDATTRAASDMGYGCTVVHDACTTRDLEFLGEIVPAKSVHNSFMAALEGTYAKMVSCSEIVSD